The stretch of DNA TGGACCCATTTCCACGCCCACTTCTTGTTTCAAAATTGATTGTTTAAATGTTTCCTAAACATGAGAAAATAGCAGGATAGAGCATTCTTaatgtatacacctatttcttGCCCCATGTaaggtaatccggaatccagactTTTTTAGCCTTTTGAATCCGGAATTCGGCGAATAGAATCTAGAATCCACAGTCTGGGACCAGAATCCAAGTAGGTTTGGGATGCGAAATCCACTTATTGAAATTCATGTTAtctagcagaatcggaaaccGATGTATTGTAGCCAAGGGAGCACGGCAGGGCCATTCCTATTTATCGCGCGATTGATATTATTACGAAAATAAACGCGTGATATGCTGAATCCTGGTATCAGAAAGCCATAAGAATGTTCATAGGAACACGAATAATAATTCTTCAGTCTTTGAAGCCtggatttctttttatttgcttatttatttaccctacccatgaagcactgcgggttacgatgcATGGACactccgagtgcaaccttatttggaataggtgtatattcctttttgcgcatgcgcatatcTTCCCTATATTGGAAGCTTGGTTTTCTGCATGCATgctatgaagaaaacgttatTGTTttggggtctggtaccgaggaaacagttttttttcatagACCTTCACCCTTGATTATCGATGGCCCCTGCGATAACCACCCAACAAGTGACATTAAAACTTGTAATTATTCCAATTTTGGAAATGTtggtttccttatatggacgTGGCCGGGTTTGGcaatttgacattttttggTTAGATTTTCTGGAAAAGCGCACTCGTAAATGTCTCCCGTAAACAAAGTTCGAGAAATCGCAAATTAAATGAAAAAGGGATCAGATGATGGGTGATCTATGTGTATTTCGGAGCACGCTAAGTAACAATGTAACAATTGAAATCGTTATTAATTTTAAACCAGTACCAAATCAGTAACATCTAGGGGCTTTATTATGCGGTATTTAAATCGTCAGGTCCCAAGGACTTCTGGGTATGACGTGCAATCACGTGGTATGTCTCCACCTCTCTCTGGTTGCCCCTAGATCCATGCTCAGTAGATCGTTTATCAGGCAGGTATAACTAGAAATAGTATAtaaaagctgtagaaaaactgtATAGTCTACCCagtcgtggtgtagacaagctaAAAAttaacacaaggttgaaattgTTTACGCCTCTTTGAAGTAGGTTAGTTGCATTGACGCtagccccctccccacccccggAGCCCTCCATCGGAGCGAAAGACTTCGACGAACGGCTAGCGGTCAAAACTCATCAGAGCCTATTAGGTCTCGAGTCTGCGAGGAGAGGATAAGGGGATGACAGCGGGACATCTTTTTTTCTGATAAGATTTCTTTACGGTTTATTTATAGCAAGAACGGCAGCAGATAAATATGTTTCTCTAAACTCTCTCTAATCTAAACTTCATTTAGATGACGTATAGCACAGATGATAGATGAGACGTCTTTTTCCTTATAAGCTTTCTTTGAAGGTTACATATTGCACAGATGGTATGGCATCAGAGAAATCTTAACTTTCTTTGAGGTtagctttctttttctttaggtAGCAGATATCAGCTCATGGGACCCGCCAGTGTTCTCTTTCTTTTCCTCAAAGGTAGATCCCGCATGAACGACTTGATACGAGCATGTTTCTTATTTGTAGCTACAGCTAGCACACGGTTAGCAAGGGATATCCTTTAGTGTGACTTCAAGACGTGCAGAGGGATCTTTACCGATGACTTGTAGCTCCTTGAGTTCGACCTATCAGCCTGCCCCTCTCAAGGGCTTCGGTCAACACGAAGGGTACCTTACCAACTGACGTGTGTTCAATTATTCACGCCATTGTATTTCATAGGAAGTATTTCTGAAGCAATTTGGTACGATTTGTTTAGGTTCTCTatttttttggtgtttttgttAGGCTGGCATGTCTTTCAAGTGAAgaataagtttttttaatatggCTTTGATTAGCGGATTTGCTTTCCTTTGGGTGTTCTTTGTGACGCTGGGCGTGGATTGCTCCAAAACGCAGAAGAAATCAGGTGAGAAGTTCACCATTATTAGATACCAAATAAACAAAGTTTATAGGAGGCATCAAGTACAGAATAGTGTTGTTTTGTCCTCTAGACAAAGGGAGAGGAGAACAATAAGGTTCGAGTAGTGATCGTAACGTGATCGGCAGAGCGTCGGAAGTTATTGTGAAGGGATGTCTAAAATTGATAGGTGGATAAGCAAAAGTGGACAATTACTTCTTTTCGTCATTATTCGATGAAAATATGAAATCCGTTTTGACCTTTATATCTAGCAATTCATTCACATAATAATATTGACCATTTATTTCGACATTTTGCAtcactgtaatttttaagagTTGATAGTATGTAAAAAAAGCGATTTATTCCAGACTCGTAAGTTATCTTCTTGCTGCTGCTCTTTATTCTGCAATCTCGTTACTTGCTAGTCGCTAGATAAATATCCTGAGTGGGGAGGGGAGCGCCCCTTCAGTCCTCCTCCTTAAATTTCCTAGGATTGCAGTAGGGCTCCTATTGCCCGTAGTTAAGTGTTGATGGTCCTGTGGTCGTTTTTTTCCTAAGAATATGTAGTATATGTCTATACTATTTTGATAGCATTAATAGTCAAAACACCTACGTCGCTGGACCAATTTTGATTGGCCCTTGAGATTACTTGGGCATCCATCACAATCGTACCGCAAAGTGACAGTTAGTCCGTACTACACGAAAGGtccttgtgtttgttttattgttgGGTACcctttgttttcctttgtcCCTAAATTACACAGAAAAATCCCAGAGTGAATCGCTTTAAATCTACAAAATGGCGTCACAACACGAAAAACAAGGACAAACAGCAATCGACAAAAAGCGACGGTCACGAGAGAAGAATTCCGACTGTGACCTTTGTGGCAAATGCTTTAATTGGTCCTTGAATCGTAAAATACACAGACGAATACATTTGGGAGAAAGGCCGTTTAAATGCAAACAGTGTGGCAAATGTTTTACACTGGTTGGGACCCTCAAAATGGATGCTCTCATACATACGGGACAAAAGGAACACCATTGTCCTCAGTGTGGTAAACGCTTTGCACTGGCTGGGCACTTCAAAATGCATGCTCTTACACATACGGGACAAAAGGAACACCATTGTCCTGAGTGTGGTAAACGCTTTGCACTGGCTGGGCACTTCAAAATGCGTGCTCTTACACATACGGGACAAAAGGAACACCATTGTCCTCAGTGTGGTAAACGCTTTGCACGGGCTGGAACCCTCAAAATGCATGCTCTTACACATACAGGAGAAAAGGAACATCAGTGTCTTCAGTGTGGTAAATGCTTTGCACTGGCTGGAACCCTCAAAAGACATGCTCTTATACATACAGAAGAAAAGGAACATCATTGTCCTCAGTGTGGTAAACGATTTGCACTGGCTGGAACCCTCAAAAGACATGCTCTTATACATACAGGAGAAAAGGAACATCAGTGTCCTCAGTGTGGTAAACGCTTTGCACTGGCTGGGCACTTCAAAATGCGTGCTCTTACACATACAGGACAAAAAGAGCACCAGTATCTTCAGTGTGGTAAACGCTTTGTACTGGCTGGACACCTCAAAATGCACGCTCTTACACATACAGGACAAAAGGGATATTAGCATTCTTTGTGTTGCAAATGCTTTGTAATGGCTGGAACCCTTAAAAGGCATGATCTTATACATATGAAAGAAAGTTTTGCTGAAAAACTTAACAGGCATATTGCACTCATACTACATGTTGAAAGGCCATTTCAATTGGCTGGAGACATAAAAACTTGACCTTATccacaataaataaaacagtaaatacattcatataagaacctagaaaTTTCAAGATCAGGCTGAATGGGCTCTTATAAATCAGGGTACCTTTTGACAAATCAGGCTGTTTGGGTTCTTTAAAGGACCAATTCAAATTGAAATcggttcaattttttttttcataatacaCCGAGAACAACAACAGTCACTAAGCCTGAATGCTTGCTGAATTTATCAATAACAATCAATGCTGAACACAATATATAAGCCCATattgtacagtactgtatgcAATGCACCAAACATTTATAAAAAGTATCTtaccttttttcttattaACCTTTTCTCATGTTAAATTGTCTTTACATGTATTCTATAGgtttcaaataattttttttaatctctgGTTCTTATATGCAGGTGTTTATTGTAATGTGCTGATGAGCTCAAAAGTTATTCCCTTAAACATTTGGGGGAAACCTACCTACCAGTATGATATATGCATGGCATGTAAATTAAAAATCATACTGAGGTACTCGGGTTGACATTGGTTGGTCTTCATAAAGGTTAACTTTAAGGTGTGCTTTTCATCCATTTAAGAGAGAAACCTCAGGATTCCTTCCCTTAGTTACAACCATAAGTGGATTCAAAAGATATTAATGGTGAAAAGTCTCACATAATAGTCTGTTGCTGGGAGGGCTCTGGTTTTTTCCATGTTAAAGGTGTTAAAGGTTTATTTGAGAACAGTATGGTGTTTTCAAGAACATTCATGTTATGTCATGCTATGTTATGTTATATAATGTCATGTTCTTTGCCTCATTCCATGGgcaatactgtaatttgaAGCAAAactaatgattattattataaagaatgcagaaaaaaacattttaagaaTTCTGAGTATGCTTGTGAATGTATCCTGTTGCCCATGGTTTACTGCTTTCCTACTGTCCAAATAAATATAGTGCAAATATAGTAACCAAATGTGGTAGAACTGAACAGGGGTTTGGCATACACATGTAAGGATGCAGGCCTAAAGTAGAATCTGTCATGTTGTTCTTTTAGAGATATTGGCTAACCCTTGGCTCTCTATTGGAGGCTGTAAATGTCTTGTCTTTTCGGATAAGAATGTTATGCCAGAGGGGCCgtttttcattgcaattcgtAAACCAGTATTGGAGGATGTAAGAGAACTACTGGGGACACTGGCTAATGTACCATCTCTCATTGTGCTCTTTAACTATGTCTATAAACTAAGTCTCACGCTAACTTATATTTGTGGTTGTAAACTGCGTGAAGTGTCTTATCCATTCTGACGACTTAAGTCAGTCGCCTGTGAAGTGTGTATCACCACATTAAGTATAtcgcttaatgtaatactaagcttaatgtaataactgcgcttaatgtaatactaattttattattatattattgcGAATTTTATTACATTCGGCCTTAGTAGTACATTATGTGGCAGTTATTATATTAAGCGGTGATACAAAGCGCATTCTATGTGACTTGCAATGCTAGTCCTGTTCTTTAcaaatacaaaacttataaatTCAAACatcgtttttttaaaatcaaatatcgtttttttattcaaatatcgTTGTAGAGCTGAACAGGGGAGTGGCAGACACCTGTAAAGACTTCGGCGCTGTCAGTTCTAAGTGTCACATGTGGAAGGACATGGGATTTTGCTTCAAGCATCGGCGAGAGATGCAGTTTGTCTGTAGCAGAACCTGCAAGTTCTGCGGTAAGGGAATCAGGGGGCGTAAAAGGTGGGCCGGTTGATAGCTAGCTGGTGTTTGAGATGAGTTGAGTGTAGAGTGCTTACACAATTATATGTCCatgaaatataatataaatagTTACTGCTTAATAGTTCTTACTTATTGACTATAGGCAATAAAAGTTCTAATGAGGCATTGTTTCCTTTGTATTTGCTTTTTCTTAAACTGTTCTGCTTTGGTGATAGCGTCTAAATACTAGGCACTAAATAAGcagattttatttcattgacTGAGGTGTGGCTGGGGTGATAGGGTTCTTCAAAGTTGGGGTGGGTGGCAAGGAAAAAAGTAGAATAATTCGGAAGAAATACTGTAATGAACAGACATTTTCACCCTTTTTTTCTCTAGAACCAGGAGAATACCAAACAGAATTTACTTCGCCCTCATCTCAAGTCGATGAGAATGCTCAGACTAAAGGAACCGTCCACTTACTCGAcgaacctgaagaaggcaacGAGACCCCTACCGCACAGGTTGCCGGAAAGCCATCGTCAGCCTTATCAGTCGATGACGTAGCAGGGATGCTGCAAAGCCTAACGGGTAAAATTTCCGACGAGAGCCAATCTCGTGCCAAGGAGCTCGCCGTGATCCAAGGAAGAATCCAGAAGGCAGTACCGACAACTGCAGCTCCACCCCCTAAGGTCAACCCACCCCCTAAGGCACAGAAGGTTGTGGAACCGAATATCACAATCGGTGGGAAGATGCAAAAGCTACCACCTCCTCTACACGATTTGGAGATGCATCCAGGTATGAAGGTGACCGAGATTACGAGTGTGCCGCCTGCAGAAGACGCCATCAAAACACTAGATGAGGCCACCAGCAGTAGCAAGGCGGACAGTAAGGCGGACAACAAGGCGAACACAACGCTGAAGACTCCTGAGGACCAAAAGCTGGAGAACACACTGTTGTCGGTCATGAAAATTCTCCAGGAACAGAAAGACAAGCAGAAGGCGAAAGTGAATGGAACGACGGACGGTTCCCCTGCCGAAAACAAGAATAAGACCAAGACTGATGGAGTGGTGCAGTCAATAGCGAAGATACTTCAATCGGCTTTGAAAACGCCAGGTTCAGGAGAAGCAAATAATATTCCTGCAGATAGTACAAATGCTACCTCCGGCAATGGCAATATGGGGAAGATAGAAGCTGGCATTCAATTCTTGGATTCTTTGATATCAAAGGGCTCAGGGAAAACAGAAGATAAGGTAATATGATTATTGGGTTGACGTATATatgaaataataatgaatGACAATAAAATGGCCTGAAGAGAATAAAGggttatttataataatgatgatgataaagattCGTGGTGAGAATGATGTTATTGCCATTGCTACTGCACTTAATAAACAAGCTGTTAATAAACTGGTGGTACTAGTGATTGTAACAAAATGCTTGTGTAGTAATAGAGTtatttgtgatgatgatgatagtcaTAATAGTCGTATCAAAACTAGGGGCGGGTGTTGTAGTGGTTGttatattaaaaatatacCTATGattgttaaatatatactGAAACACGAAATTATTCCAAATCCCAGGGGTCATCAGTCAGCAGCGCTGACATGTTGTACAACATCAAACTGTTGGAACAAGACATCAAGGGAAGTTCCGAGAAAACGCCCTCTGACCCAAAAACAGTAACAGTCCAAGTTCCTGGAAACCCAAACTTGCTGAGTAAAAACATGACTGAGGTCAACGTGTCAACGATCAAGACAAAGCCTGGAGAGTTCTTACTTCAGTTACAAGACAAGCTCTTAAAGCAGGATGACACAATCCCCTACGCTGAAGTTAAGAAGGTATTTCAGCTGCAAGACCAATTCCTAAGGCAGTGAGACAGAAGTTAGTTTGTAAAAGGAATGTGAACGCTCCAATATAATGAATTACTGCgattcttaatattttgcgaACTGTCGTCAATGATTTACAACTACTAAAACCGCTTTTTGGCTTTCGTCATTCAAACTAATGAATATAATTGGTCAGCGCCTTGCGGAGAGGTGACGTGATCGGAAGCCACTTCAGTTCTGGCGAATGAAAATGCTCCAAAGATTTTGAATAATGGTAGCCTGAATATTATTCAGATTTTGGAAATCGTCGGCCAGAGTTCGCAGAATACTAATAAGCGCAGTAGTCCAACAAGACAATTTGCTACACGATGAAAACAAGATGTTTTGTGATTCAATTCGTGCCCTTTATTAACAAGTATTTTATGTGATCTGTCAGCAGCCGAGTACTGCTAATGCAAACGGCAACGGTGACGACAGGGAGATTGCTGACATTCTGCAAGGATTATCACAGGACGACAAGAAGAAAGACAAAGAAGAGGAAAAAGCCAAgccaaaaagaaagaagagcAAAAAGAGACTGCTAACAGAACTCAGAGAGTCTTATGAAGATCTGGGTGGAAAAGTCGAGTTCGTGGAGAAGAAGGAAGGTAAAAGAAGAcgtaagaaaaagaaagaagacggTGATGTGGATGAAGATGAGGGtgggaaaaagaaaagaaagcgaAGAAGAAAACATAAGAACGATAGTGGGGACCAGTTTGAGGAATTAGAAAATGACGATGAAGAAGATGAGGAAGACGAAGAGGACAACTTTTACAATTCTAACAAACCCGAGCAGGAAGACCCACCCGAGAAGCTTGAGCATCTCCAAGACGCGCTGGAATCCATGCAATATGCTGGGGAGCACCTTGAGATGGCAGAAGGGAAGAGGAAGAAGATGTCCACACAAGCGAGCAAGCGGGAGGGCGCACAAACTCGCGAACCGAAGAAATGGGAAAACATCGCACAGAAGTTAAGCAAGCGTCTGAAAGAAGCGCTAAGTGCAGCGGCGGAGAAAGACAGACAGCATGAGCTGGAGAAATGGAGACTTCAGAACATGGTAAAGATTTTGGTCCAGCGAGAGATTGAGCGGAAACAGCGGGAAAGGGACAGAGAGGATGTCCGTGAAAATGACGGTGATGTTGGTCCTCCTGACTCAGAAGAGGAAGACGACAGAAGCAGAATACTGCACAACATGGCCGCCAAGCTGCTACATTTCACCGACAAGAATAAGACATTTACAGCTCTAAAACACAGGCCTAAGAATATGCTAAAGCGGGAACGGGTCTTGCACTCGCTGGTGTCTAAGTACCGGGGCCTTGTTGCCGAAATCTTGGCAAATTGGGCGAAGGTTAAAAAACGCGGGAAGAAGAAGAACAGAATTCCAAGAAAAGGTTTGTCTGACAAACGTGGTGAGATCATGAGCGGAAGCGGAAGTGGGAGCGACACAACAAAGGCTACAATAGCTTCTCCCCAACCCCCTCCTCGCCCACCACGCCCGCGTCTCATTCCAGTAAGAAAAGTCCATTTTAAAAGCAAGCCGAGACCTATCCCTGCAAGAAAGATTTATATGAGCAAGCCGAGACACATTAAGAAGAAACCAAAGGAAGAACCGGTCAAGGTAGACACGGATGATGAAGATGTAGTGGAAGTGGTGAATTAAGGGACTTCTTGGAATTTAAAGTGACTGTTTGCATAAACAGAAGAGATAATGTATACTCTCGAAACACACAAAAGATGTATATGGATATTTGATAGTAGCAGATAGTATAGTAACAGATTTTGATTTAATGTATTCAGCGAAACACAAAGAGCTCGCAGAACACATTTTGAAAAGAGAATTCTACAAATTGGAAGACATCTGGTTAAATGGGAAATGGTAACGGTTCAGTGATCATTACAGAAAACAGTCTTTGGAATTTCCGCGGAACCAAACATTTGGCAGTGCACCATGAAAATTATCCGTTCTTTTATTCAGGCCTGCAGAAAATGCGGGTTGGAGTATAGGAATAAACAAACCTACTGTATTTACCCAAGGTACTTACTTAAAAAATGTCATCTAGACATCTTGTTTGCATACTAAGCAATTTTTTGGAGTTTTCGTGGGCCAAGGGTTAAGCCCTCGGATTATGTGGATATGC from Nematostella vectensis chromosome 8, jaNemVect1.1, whole genome shotgun sequence encodes:
- the LOC116619816 gene encoding uncharacterized protein LOC116619816 isoform X1 — protein: MALISGFAFLWVFFVTLGVDCSKTQKKSELNRGVADTCKDFGAVSSKCHMWKDMGFCFKHRREMQFVCSRTCKFCEPGEYQTEFTSPSSQVDENAQTKGTVHLLDEPEEGNETPTAQVAGKPSSALSVDDVAGMLQSLTGKISDESQSRAKELAVIQGRIQKAVPTTAAPPPKVNPPPKAQKVVEPNITIGGKMQKLPPPLHDLEMHPGMKVTEITSVPPAEDAIKTLDEATSSSKADSKADNKANTTLKTPEDQKLENTLLSVMKILQEQKDKQKAKVNGTTDGSPAENKNKTKTDGVVQSIAKILQSALKTPGSGEANNIPADSTNATSGNGNMGKIEAGIQFLDSLISKGSGKTEDKGSSVSSADMLYNIKLLEQDIKGSSEKTPSDPKTVTVQVPGNPNLLSKNMTEVNVSTIKTKPGEFLLQLQDKLLKQDDTIPYAEVKKQPSTANANGNGDDREIADILQGLSQDDKKKDKEEEKAKPKRKKSKKRLLTELRESYEDLGGKVEFVEKKEGKRRRKKKKEDGDVDEDEGGKKKRKRRRKHKNDSGDQFEELENDDEEDEEDEEDNFYNSNKPEQEDPPEKLEHLQDALESMQYAGEHLEMAEGKRKKMSTQASKREGAQTREPKKWENIAQKLSKRLKEALSAAAEKDRQHELEKWRLQNMVKILVQREIERKQRERDREDVRENDGDVGPPDSEEEDDRSRILHNMAAKLLHFTDKNKTFTALKHRPKNMLKRERVLHSLVSKYRGLVAEILANWAKVKKRGKKKNRIPRKGLSDKRGEIMSGSGSGSDTTKATIASPQPPPRPPRPRLIPVRKVHFKSKPRPIPARKIYMSKPRHIKKKPKEEPVKVDTDDEDVVEVVN
- the LOC125570238 gene encoding zinc finger protein 709-like; its protein translation is MASQHEKQGQTAIDKKRRSREKNSDCDLCGKCFNWSLNRKIHRRIHLGERPFKCKQCGKCFTLVGTLKMDALIHTGQKEHHCPQCGKRFALAGHFKMHALTHTGQKEHHCPECGKRFALAGHFKMRALTHTGQKEHHCPQCGKRFARAGTLKMHALTHTGEKEHQCLQCGKCFALAGTLKRHALIHTEEKEHHCPQCGKRFALAGTLKRHALIHTGEKEHQCPQCGKRFALAGHFKMRALTHTGQKEHQYLQCGKRFVLAGHLKMHALTHTGQKGY
- the LOC116619816 gene encoding daf-12-interacting protein 1 isoform X2 encodes the protein MALISGFAFLWVFFVTLGVDCSKTQKKSELNRGVADTCKDFGAVSSKCHMWKDMGFCFKHRREMQFVCSRTCKFCEPGEYQTEFTSPSSQVDENAQTKGTVHLLDEPEEGNETPTAQVAGKPSSALSVDDVAGMLQSLTGKISDESQSRAKELAVIQGRIQKAVPTTAAPPPKVNPPPKAQKVVEPNITIGGKMQKLPPPLHDLEMHPGMKVTEITSVPPAEDAIKTLDEATSSSKADSKADNKANTTLKTPEDQKLENTLLSVMKILQEQKDKQKAKVNGTTDGSPAENKNKTKTDGVVQSIAKILQSALKTPGSGEANNIPADSTNATSGNGNMGKIEAGIQFLDSLISKGSGKTEDKGSSVSSADMLYNIKLLEQDIKGSSEKTPSDPKTVTVQVPGNPNLLSKNMTEVNVSTIKTKPGEFLLQLQDKLLKQDDTIPYAEVKKPSTANANGNGDDREIADILQGLSQDDKKKDKEEEKAKPKRKKSKKRLLTELRESYEDLGGKVEFVEKKEGKRRRKKKKEDGDVDEDEGGKKKRKRRRKHKNDSGDQFEELENDDEEDEEDEEDNFYNSNKPEQEDPPEKLEHLQDALESMQYAGEHLEMAEGKRKKMSTQASKREGAQTREPKKWENIAQKLSKRLKEALSAAAEKDRQHELEKWRLQNMVKILVQREIERKQRERDREDVRENDGDVGPPDSEEEDDRSRILHNMAAKLLHFTDKNKTFTALKHRPKNMLKRERVLHSLVSKYRGLVAEILANWAKVKKRGKKKNRIPRKGLSDKRGEIMSGSGSGSDTTKATIASPQPPPRPPRPRLIPVRKVHFKSKPRPIPARKIYMSKPRHIKKKPKEEPVKVDTDDEDVVEVVN